The Miscanthus floridulus cultivar M001 chromosome 7, ASM1932011v1, whole genome shotgun sequence genome includes a region encoding these proteins:
- the LOC136463488 gene encoding protein ORANGE-LIKE, chloroplastic-like, with translation MSFLAAPPAAPPTGAPRMLRAAGPLRPPSPCQGLHYYAARGTTTGGGEAGCGRRPQLVLRRCSPAGESMAASGDGGLSSFCIIEGPETIEDFVQMQSQEIKDNIKSRRNKIFEVRRLRVQQRIRTSESKDANTEENEMPEIPSTIPFMPGASPKTMKQLYMTSFSVISGIIIFGGLVAPVLELKLGLGGTSYEDFIRTLHLPLQLSQVDPIVASFSGGAVGVISAVMLVEVRNVRQQEKKRCTYCHGTGYLPCARCSASGMLLNTKHFSLLGHNMWSMKGRCQNCSGAGKVMCPTCLCTGMAMASEHDPRIDPFD, from the exons ATGTCCTTCCTCGCCGCGCCGCCGGCGGCACCGCCAACGGGGGCACCGCGCATGCTCCGCGCGGCCGGTCCTTTGCGCCCGCCTTCGCCGTGCCAAGGCCTGCATTATTACGCGGCGCGGGGGACGACGACGGGAGGGGGAGAAGCCGGCTGCGGTCGGCGGCCGCAGCTGGTGCTGCGGCGGTGCTCCCCAGCTGGCGAGTCCATGGCGGCGTCCGGGGACGGCGGCCTCTCCAG CTTTTGTATAATTGAAGGTCCAGAGACAATCGAGGACTTTGTTCAAATGCAATCGCAAGAGATTAAAGACAACATCAAGAGCCGACGTAACAAAATTTTCGAG GTTAGACGATTGCGAGTGCAGCAGCGTATCCGAACTTCTGAAAGCAAAGATGCCAACACTGAAGAAAATGAAATGCCTGAGATTCCATCAACTATTCCATTTATGCCTGGTGCG TCACCAAAGACTATGAAGCAACTCTATATGACATCGTTCTCTGTCATATCTGGGATAATCATTTTTGGAGGCTTGGTAGCCCCAGTA CTTGAACTGAAATTAGGGCTGGGTGGCACATCTTATGAAGATTTTATAAGGACCTTGCACTTACCTCTTCAATTGAG TCAGGTAGATCCCATAGTTGCATCATTTTCAGGTGGAGCAGTTGGTGTTATCTCAGCTGTAATGTTGGTTGAAGTGAGAAATGTCAGGCAGCAAGAGAAGAAAAGATGCACATATTGCCATGGGACTG GATACTTGCCATGTGCTCGCTGTTCTGCTAGTGGGATGTTATTGAACACAAAGCACTTTTCATTATTGGGGCATAATATGTGGTCAATGAAAGGAAGGTGTCAGAATTGTTCTGGAGCTGGAAAG GTGATGTGCCCGACGTGCTTGTGCACAGGAATGGCGATGGCAAGTGAGCATGATCCACGGATTGACCCTTTTGATTAG